DNA from Terriglobales bacterium:
CACCCGCATCCAGGTGGAGCATCCGGTGACCGAGATGGTGACCGACATCGACCTGGTGAAGAGCCAGATCCTGCTGGCCGCGGGCGAGCGCATGGAGAACGTCCTGCACGGCGAGGTGGAGATGCGCGGGCACGCCATCGAGTGCCGCATCAACGCCGAGCATCCGGAGAAATTCACCCCCTCGGCGGGGAAGATCACTACTTTTAATCCGCCCGGCGGGACGGGAGTGCGCGTGGATACAGCCGCCTACGCCGAGGCCGTCATCCCGCCATATTACGACTCGCTCATCGCCAAGCTCATCACCCGCGGCAAGGATCGCCAGGAGGCCGCCTCGCGCATGGCCCGCGCCCTGGAGATGTTCATCATCGAGGGCATCTACACCTCCATCCCCCTGCAGCGCAAGATCGTTGCCGATCCCGACTTCCTCGCCGGTGACGTGGATACCAAGTTCATGGAGCGCTTTATGAAGTGATGGGGGGCAAGGACTGTGTGGCACAGCCGTCTTCGGCTGTGCGATGTTCTTGTAACATATTGATTCTACAATGGTTATAGAGTGAGCCGAGTAAACTCTCCTCCGCTGTACGCCATCGTTGACGCTGCCAGTTTCGCTCGGGCGAAGAGCCCGAGCGCGGCTTTGGCGAAGTTCGCGCGCGCGCTGGTCGAGGGCGGAGTGCGGCTCATCCAATACCGCAACAAGAGGGGCAGCGCGCGGGAGATG
Protein-coding regions in this window:
- a CDS encoding thiamine phosphate synthase codes for the protein MSRVNSPPLYAIVDAASFARAKSPSAALAKFARALVEGGVRLIQYRNKRGSAREMLQQARAIRKAVGRRARLIFNDRADLCLAARFDGV